In Rissa tridactyla isolate bRisTri1 chromosome 2, bRisTri1.patW.cur.20221130, whole genome shotgun sequence, a single window of DNA contains:
- the LOC128905823 gene encoding probable 2-ketogluconate reductase isoform X3 produces MIMGGGELPGLLVNEIGGIHGILHGHVVFLKKHFCLITMKEFLENKKHMSKKVQAIYLWWHKPVIDQELLQSLPNLKVIANSGVRMDHLDLKLVASFGVKMANAPRAVSSSTADTGMALLLASARRLVEGYHIAISSRMEYCEADFLGVEVTGATLGIIGMGRIGYKIALRAKAFEMNILYHNRTRRKEQEEQAVGAAYCEKMDGLLQQADFVMVVVSLTPQTHKLIGKRELELMKPTATLINISRGAVIDQEALVTALQSGVIRAAALDVTYPEPLPRDHALLKLKNVVITPHLGIKTHKATYMITEEAVENILAALNDLPIPSEVLPS; encoded by the exons ATG ATCATGGGAGGAGGAGAGCTCCCGGGGCTTTTAGTAAATGAAATCGGTGGCATACATGGGATACTGCATGGCCATGTGGTGTTCCTGAAGAAACATTTCTGCCTCATAACCATGAAGGaatttcttgaaaacaaaaagcatatgAGCAAAAAGGTCCAAGCAATCTATTTGTGGTGGCACAAACCAGTCATTGACCAagagctcctccagagcctgccAAACTTGAAAGTGATTGCGAATTCAGGAGTAAGGATGGATCACCTGGATCTGAAACTTGTAGCTAGCTTTGGTGTGAAGATGGCTAATGCACCACgtgctgtttccagcagcacagcagatactgggatggctttgctgctggcatCTGCTAGAAGACTAGTGGAAG GCTATCACATTGCAATTTCTTCGCGTATGGAGTACTGTGAAGCTGATTTTTTGGGTGTTGAAGTTACTGGAGCTACTCTGGGGATTATTGGCATGGGCAGAATTGGGTATAAGATTGCTCTGAGGGCAAAAGCATTTGAAATGAACATTTTGTACCACAACAGGACACGGAG gaaAGAGCAAGAGGAGCAAGCTGTCGGCGCTGCTTACTGCGAAAAGATGGACGGTTTGCTCCAGCAGGCAGATTTTGTGATGGTAGTGGTGAGCCTGACACCTCAGACACACAAGCTGATTGGGAAGAGAGAGCTGGAGCTGATGAAACCCACAGCTACTCTCATTAACATCAGCCGAG GTGCTGTAATTGACCAAGAGGCGCTGGTGACGGCGCTGCAGAGCGGTGTGATCAGGGCCGCAGCTTTGGATGTCACCTACCCGGAACCGCTGCCCAG GGATCATGCATTGTTAAAATTAAAGAACGTCGTTATAACGCCTCACCTCGGCATTAAAACACACAAGGCCACCTACATGATAACAGAGGAAGCTGTTGAAAACATACTAGCAGCTCTTAATGATCTCCCCATACCCAGTGAAGTACTCCCTAGCTGA
- the LOC128905823 gene encoding probable 2-ketogluconate reductase isoform X1, whose amino-acid sequence MIMGGGELPGLLVNEIGGIHGILHGHVVFLKKHFCLITMKEFLENKKHMSKKVQAIYLWWHKPVIDQELLQSLPNLKVIANSGVRMDHLDLKLVASFGVKMANAPRAVSSSTADTGMALLLASARRLVEGYHIAISSRMEYCEADFLGVEVTGATLGIIGMGRIGYKIALRAKAFEMNILYHNRTRRKEQEEQAVGAAYCEKMDGLLQQADFVMVVVSLTPQTHKLIGKRELELMKPTATLINISRGAVIDQEALVTALQSGVIRAAALDVTYPEPLPRLPSLPISQQGCEGDHALLKLKNVVITPHLGIKTHKATYMITEEAVENILAALNDLPIPSEVLPS is encoded by the exons ATG ATCATGGGAGGAGGAGAGCTCCCGGGGCTTTTAGTAAATGAAATCGGTGGCATACATGGGATACTGCATGGCCATGTGGTGTTCCTGAAGAAACATTTCTGCCTCATAACCATGAAGGaatttcttgaaaacaaaaagcatatgAGCAAAAAGGTCCAAGCAATCTATTTGTGGTGGCACAAACCAGTCATTGACCAagagctcctccagagcctgccAAACTTGAAAGTGATTGCGAATTCAGGAGTAAGGATGGATCACCTGGATCTGAAACTTGTAGCTAGCTTTGGTGTGAAGATGGCTAATGCACCACgtgctgtttccagcagcacagcagatactgggatggctttgctgctggcatCTGCTAGAAGACTAGTGGAAG GCTATCACATTGCAATTTCTTCGCGTATGGAGTACTGTGAAGCTGATTTTTTGGGTGTTGAAGTTACTGGAGCTACTCTGGGGATTATTGGCATGGGCAGAATTGGGTATAAGATTGCTCTGAGGGCAAAAGCATTTGAAATGAACATTTTGTACCACAACAGGACACGGAG gaaAGAGCAAGAGGAGCAAGCTGTCGGCGCTGCTTACTGCGAAAAGATGGACGGTTTGCTCCAGCAGGCAGATTTTGTGATGGTAGTGGTGAGCCTGACACCTCAGACACACAAGCTGATTGGGAAGAGAGAGCTGGAGCTGATGAAACCCACAGCTACTCTCATTAACATCAGCCGAG GTGCTGTAATTGACCAAGAGGCGCTGGTGACGGCGCTGCAGAGCGGTGTGATCAGGGCCGCAGCTTTGGATGTCACCTACCCGGAACCGCTGCCCAGGTTGCCATCTCTGCCTATTTCTCAGCAAGGATGCGAGGG GGATCATGCATTGTTAAAATTAAAGAACGTCGTTATAACGCCTCACCTCGGCATTAAAACACACAAGGCCACCTACATGATAACAGAGGAAGCTGTTGAAAACATACTAGCAGCTCTTAATGATCTCCCCATACCCAGTGAAGTACTCCCTAGCTGA
- the LOC128905823 gene encoding probable 2-ketogluconate reductase isoform X2: protein MGGGELPGLLVNEIGGIHGILHGHVVFLKKHFCLITMKEFLENKKHMSKKVQAIYLWWHKPVIDQELLQSLPNLKVIANSGVRMDHLDLKLVASFGVKMANAPRAVSSSTADTGMALLLASARRLVEGYHIAISSRMEYCEADFLGVEVTGATLGIIGMGRIGYKIALRAKAFEMNILYHNRTRRKEQEEQAVGAAYCEKMDGLLQQADFVMVVVSLTPQTHKLIGKRELELMKPTATLINISRGAVIDQEALVTALQSGVIRAAALDVTYPEPLPRLPSLPISQQGCEGDHALLKLKNVVITPHLGIKTHKATYMITEEAVENILAALNDLPIPSEVLPS from the exons ATGGGAGGAGGAGAGCTCCCGGGGCTTTTAGTAAATGAAATCGGTGGCATACATGGGATACTGCATGGCCATGTGGTGTTCCTGAAGAAACATTTCTGCCTCATAACCATGAAGGaatttcttgaaaacaaaaagcatatgAGCAAAAAGGTCCAAGCAATCTATTTGTGGTGGCACAAACCAGTCATTGACCAagagctcctccagagcctgccAAACTTGAAAGTGATTGCGAATTCAGGAGTAAGGATGGATCACCTGGATCTGAAACTTGTAGCTAGCTTTGGTGTGAAGATGGCTAATGCACCACgtgctgtttccagcagcacagcagatactgggatggctttgctgctggcatCTGCTAGAAGACTAGTGGAAG GCTATCACATTGCAATTTCTTCGCGTATGGAGTACTGTGAAGCTGATTTTTTGGGTGTTGAAGTTACTGGAGCTACTCTGGGGATTATTGGCATGGGCAGAATTGGGTATAAGATTGCTCTGAGGGCAAAAGCATTTGAAATGAACATTTTGTACCACAACAGGACACGGAG gaaAGAGCAAGAGGAGCAAGCTGTCGGCGCTGCTTACTGCGAAAAGATGGACGGTTTGCTCCAGCAGGCAGATTTTGTGATGGTAGTGGTGAGCCTGACACCTCAGACACACAAGCTGATTGGGAAGAGAGAGCTGGAGCTGATGAAACCCACAGCTACTCTCATTAACATCAGCCGAG GTGCTGTAATTGACCAAGAGGCGCTGGTGACGGCGCTGCAGAGCGGTGTGATCAGGGCCGCAGCTTTGGATGTCACCTACCCGGAACCGCTGCCCAGGTTGCCATCTCTGCCTATTTCTCAGCAAGGATGCGAGGG GGATCATGCATTGTTAAAATTAAAGAACGTCGTTATAACGCCTCACCTCGGCATTAAAACACACAAGGCCACCTACATGATAACAGAGGAAGCTGTTGAAAACATACTAGCAGCTCTTAATGATCTCCCCATACCCAGTGAAGTACTCCCTAGCTGA